The sequence below is a genomic window from Oreochromis niloticus isolate F11D_XX linkage group LG3, O_niloticus_UMD_NMBU, whole genome shotgun sequence.
tgagaccacaggactgtaaaacatgatagttgggcttcatatctgtactgaacagtcatttcaagattagttagtaaataacaattagctaatgttgttcatgagactaaagtgatctcactgtggtaatgttaatataatatggacaatattatatgtattgtcagattatatgtatatatgagcttgaactctgggtcaaagatgcaagtagcagttatttatatttcctatcaccttaaatcttcactcaaagacaagtatctctgacagtgtatatacagatgtattatatataagagacaaacattgttctttcaatatgttggcattactaaatttggctcaatgcttacatatatgtgtaaaaagaaaatgtacgagctgtgaaaactgttggtgatagaatgaagatcagactgatatatgaaatattcctttattgggtgagaaaatcagagcatgtcataactgctttaagtcatacaaaATGGATATCAGAGCcataaacaggctgacttctgctaaatgggtcaaactgggcagaaagtatacaaacacataacatccttatagaatatgatgtaacactatagatcaacttacctcagaatatataaagcatataaacaattacagcaatatgatgcaacaaacacagcagtgctactaatccaaaatactcaaagcttcatagaactgaagcaaacatttatttttagctccattctgctgctgatacatactttaggtttctgaatattaaacttgttgctgcctttcatagtgtgtaacttgaaggccctgagtactttctcccacactgaaaacactggaatgatcaaattatctgaacattacctaataagactgattcaggacagacaattagttatgttaaactttcctagcagtccttcacaaacagggaacagtctgtctattctctccatctgtcagctgctgctggctcttcctcctcctcttcctcacacactgctgagtttgtcctggtggatcatcaggggtgcaaagcctcacagatgatgtgcagcagtgggtccctcagtctgtcctcactctggacacttgcagttgtcacacatggaaatcaaatgtgtgataagctgcaggattcaaacacaagtgtaacttataaatacatgttcatacttttattccacaatcagagagaaagaaacagagagagagtgcaggacagacagacaggtgacagtctcaggtgtacacactgctacaaaacagcacaagagaaggaggatttagtgtttgtgttattacgagtgctaaacaagaagagttcccagatggtacagtggacacatgtgtgactcctgtgattaaagcatctttctttcagcttaacgagtgaaccgtcagctcgttcaaacacacgttaaagtccgtttggctcgacaccaccgaacagaggcagcaatataacatagctaacattaacagtgcagtgaatcctgcttgtgccgtcatattcaggactgcaaaccgagcagcatcactgactttcagcttgttgtgtttgtggatatatgactgactttaattatccataaaatcatcacattctctgtaagattaaggtcaactatatatatatatatatttagaagtagaggctttaaaaccaagttaccgctgaaagtacaaacatcactaatgtcacataactttgccgacatttGGCCAACagtcatgttttaatgttcttaaacattcgcacataaataagtgacataatattcagtacttacttttgacagttcactcttcggccgctcccttctgccgtattttgcggcaaaattatccacacccaccgccgcgctatggattgtgggatatatggggccacgaagcgtgcaccggaccacgcttgatatttggggaaatcgacggcgcatttggagtatgcatttgaagtgcactttgaattgggacagccgtcgtcgcgtggcggtgacgtaatcgcacttgaaatgcgtacttcaagcgtgcataccctgaattgggacacagccacagACTTTAAACCGGTGAGGCTTAATTGcggatgccgctcaggtgcgtccgcctcccctgcagtggcactgcagaccacgccctgccacacacattaaccacgtaaaataaatatttattcagatattttgcaaatatttatttttcgtttttttttagcagttgagtgattttttccaattatttttcaaattcaggtcaaggctccactACAGGCTGCGAAATCCCAAAGGTGATATAAGGATGACGACTCactacagttttttttgtttggtatatgaataatttaagttcagctttttaattcatttaaaggAGACCTTCAACTACGcgtctttcctttttgttatattctttaagagttcaaaatgtgttcattacataaataaaattaaattttctctgtagcacttcatggatttcctAAGCAACACACTTTAGGTGTTtatacaaagcataaaggtaaaaagcaAGAACAGTGTTATCTTccttttagatgtcaaaaagtatttgtggctcccactgttttcttttctgtggaAACTGGCTCCAAACGGCTCCTTTGGTGTTAAAGGTTGATGACCCCTGATATTTGTGAATCAACCATTTATGCCAGCTTTTGACAAACATTAACCTTTTTAtagttttatgtttaaattaagTTTCTTTTTGTTATGCAGACCATATGCAACTATTTATGAAGCCAGCTGAGTTAACCAGCAGGCATGTCTTACAACATTAAAACCCGCCCGTCAAGTTTCTACTTCTAAGTTAAGACACTACTATTATTCCACCAttacttcttgtattttgtcttaaaaacctgagaaatgcatCTCAACACATACTCTCAAAGATATTAGCATGAACTGAAGTACTGTGATGAATATtggagtctttttttctttttcttttttttacagagaGAGGTCTCTGGGACTCTCTTCTTTCATTTATGCAGTGTAAGGACTCTGAAAAGCCTTTATGGGACGCAATAtgttgcagcaagagtactAACCACAGACTTCATATATTTAAGCGGATGCAGTCAATACAATTAATTTCAAACTAATTTGAATCTCTTCAGCATGTTTCTCTTCACTGTttgcacataataataataataataatggattaaatttatatagcacttttcgagaccctcagagcgctttacaattccactattcattcactctcacattcacatacactggtggaggcaagctacagttgtagccacagctgccctggggcagactgacagaagcgaacCTGCCATATCGAGCCAtcagcccctctggccaacaccacataaaataaactactcTAATGAAATTATTTACCAGCAGTTTGGAAAACGGGACAACATCCTATGTATTAAGTGTGGATGCATGTGGGAATATATTATTTCCTTAAGAGAGAACAGAGATGTTCTCAGCTCTGTGATCTGTTGTGTACAGAAATCACTTTTGCCCAATAAACTAACAAACTATtgcaaataaaagataaaacaaaatatGACAAACATTACTAAAAAGGTTTTGAAGAATTCAAAGAAACTTTATttagaatatatttttaaaagtagtcAATTTGTGTTTCTGAAAGATGGTTTAGACAACTGCATTCAGTACCCACCACCATCTGTAATTGTAATCTTCTAATGGATGTTTCCTCATTCCAGGTAATTTTCTGGTTTACAAACTGAATCAACTTctatgtggggaaaaaaaaaaacaaaagacaaaaggaCAGAGAGTGAAAGAGAGGCTGTCTTTGGAAGTACAGGTGTTCGTGTTCTCAGTGATTTCTGCCTTTGTGGAGAGACACACATTCATCATGTCTCTCTCTGTGACATCGTTGGTGCTGCTGATGGTTTGTGGCAGTCAGGCTTCACATTTTCTAGGCACAGTCATGACCTACTACCCAAAGGACACTTTTGCAGATGGATCTGTCACAGTacgtacattttctttcttaaaataaTTTAGGGACTTGAAAACTTGAAAATGTTAGGTAAACACTTTGTGGCTGTAACTCTACAGGTGACCCTTCGGTATAAGTTGAACTTCCACGACTGCACATCTGATAACACATGGAGTTGCCTCAGTGGTGACTGTGGGACTGAAACCCACACACTATATGTGGTAAAACAGGAGAGCAGTGGAGACTGGTGTCAGAGAGAGGGAATCATGACTCGACAGGTTTCCAGTGACGTTCCATTTGAGCTTTGGTGAGTGTACAACAACAGGAAAAGGTCATTTGtaacaacatttttaaattgtgaGTCATGGGTGACAAAAACAAGTTCCCCAAAACATCAGCAGCTCCACTAAACATAGTCTTTTTGATGGGTCACTCGTGGTGAACTAATAATTTACTAAAACATGTTATGTTCAGactttgaaaactgaattttctTTCAAGGTTGGATGGTGGTAACTGGATAGATTATGCCAAAAATAACATTGTCTCATGGAGAGCTGTGACTCGGGTGGAACTGAGGAACCGGTCTGACATCAGCAAAACCAACACATCACCTCAGACCACCATCCTACCAGCTGTGAGGTAAGCCCACTTTATGTGTGGGTCTATGTTTGTATTCttatatatttcatattttacattCATCCCTTTCATAATAAAGTTAATTTTAAGTATTTATCACCTGCTCTTTACATTGAAATGAATACAGCAAATAAAGCTACaatctttgtttctctctcagAGTTCCTTCAAACTGTCAGAGAGATTTCAGCCTGTTGATGTTTGACCCTGATGGAGACGAAGTTAAATGCAGATATGGAAACTCCTCACTCTCAGAGTGTAACCCCTGCACTCCCCCGTCTGTCCTCAGCCTCTCATCGGTGAGCAATGATTGTTACTCTCATGTCAGATGAGACAGGCAGACATTTTGCACAGAAAGTGATTAAATGGTTTTAATTGAGTTACAGTTCAGATCAATTtattttgcaaaagtgaaagtttgtccaaaaagttgttttttctgcaacagaaaacattttagtTATTTTGACTTCAAGCCCATTTTCGTCCTCTTGCAGTCCTCTTGTACTCTGTCATTCAGCCCCACCAGCAGCAGTAATGAAGGTTCGTATGTAGTACAACTGGTGATGGAGGACTTCCCCAGACAGACCATCACTCTGACTCAAACCAACGGGACACAAACAACAATAACTACCAACGATGCCATCAGCAAAATACCGATTCAGTTTGCTTTGAAAGGTACCAATAAAGTTTCATTATCTTACAATGAAAGCACTAAAGAGCTGCTGCTGACGATGAAGGCCTCACGTACTGAGGTGTTTGACCAGCAGTGTCATCAGGACTGATTCTCTGGACCAACAAATATTAATCTGTCCAGCAGATATTTGTCATGGCTGTTGAAGGTAAGCAGGAATAGTGGACCTGAGAGCTGAACTCGAGGAGGCGAAGTGAACTCAAAACACACGGCATTATTGTGAGATTGCAGACAGAACAGAAAACTAACTAATCTCGGAAAGCAAAACTAACAGGCAGGCAAGTTGGctaacagaacacacagtgTCGTATgagggaacacagagaagtggcaccagggcaggcacagaacagaaaccaaacaaataGCAAATCTTAATGAAAGACATAACcagaataaacaagaacataaaataatataaataaacaaaacacaaagtcaTCAGACTCAGGACTATGACAAAATTTACCTTGGATCATCTTTGCATCCTGTGAGAATCACCTTAACATTTCTCTATTCTTCCAGTTGATCCTGCAGTACCATCCTGCACAGAAGGACTCTTTCTGCCCAAGTTTCTTCCTCCAACACCAGCCAACAGAGCTCAGCTCTACAACAATGTCAGTCAGACTCTGGAAATTAACATCACTGCAGAGGCACTTTACTCCACgtaagtaaaaaagaaaaaaaagaaaaaaagactttgtCTGAAacgttaaaatatttaattcagGGCAGCCTCTGGGTAGATATGAAATATATTCCTACAAGTCATGAATCTAATATAAATGAGTGATGTGCAAATCTAAAATATGTTTCAGGTTATTAAGTTACATATCTGACTGGATCTTTAGTAATAAAAAAACTCCAGTGCTGATGTACAAGATTACAGTCAGGTGTCAATTGAGACGACACAGTAAATGAAACACAGCCAAAACCATACAGATTTAAGGacataaatacaaaaagattaggtaaaacaacaataaacattGAAAGTTACCAACAAGAAACATTCCCATCTTTGGTTGGTTTGAGAAAAAAACATGGCtagataaaagaaacaaaagaaatatgCTCCTTTTGCAGACGTGGAGATTTTGGGAAAAGAAAATTTACAAATTttggatttttgtgtttgttgaagGGTCTCTGAGCTGCTCTACAGCGGGCCGTACAATTTAACCAGCAGTACATCAGGACCAGGACAGTTCATCCTGAGATGGACACCATCTGAAAGTGAAGATGGACAAAGCCTCCCCATCTGTTTTGTTGTCCAGGCAGTTTTCAAGTCAGTCTCATGTTTCATATAAATGACTCTGTAGAAAGTTAtaatattttttatcttttgagATTACAGTTGTTGTCAGAAGGCAACATATAAACCAGGAACCTTCCATGTTTTGAAAACAtgctaaattaaaatacaaagtGTCCATGGTTAAGTGACTTGAAGTTGTCATGTGATTGAAGGGCTATATAATGAAACATTAAACTTTATCATGATTTGCCTTGGCATCTCTCAATCACGTTATTTTCTAAACAGGctttaagtcatttttttgtcatatttgttgtgttttgatcAAAATTATCACATTTACCTTGAAAACATTTTGGCTTCAGTGATCTTTTACACAGTCTTTTTTACTGAAATAATTACATTCACTTCTCAAGAGCAGTTTTTACCAAACCATCAGATTTCCATTTATtgttaacttttctttttgagtgcggtgtgtctgtgtgaattTTGTCTTGTGATCTAACCATCATCATCAAGAATCCCTTAAGGAGTGTGGAACAGGTATACAGGTATACTTGAAAAAGAAACTTGCACTTATTTTTGCAGTGGGACCAAGTATCAGTCAGAGCTTCGATGTGTCACTGTGACTGTTGCAAACGGTGAGTAGCGTCCGTCACCATTTCAGCCAcattttaaatctaatttaCTGGATCAGTGTAACTGAGCTAAAACCTCTAATTCTGACTGTTCATAGGACCAATAATAACCACAACAACTACCACCAGTACACCAACTACTGTACCTGCAACAACTACCACCAGTACACCAACTACTGTACCTGCAACAACTACCACCAGTACACCAACTACTGTACCTGCAACAACTACCACCAGTACACCAACTACTGTACCTGCAACAACTACCACCAGTACACCAACTACTACacctacaacaactactaccaGTACTACAACTACTccaactacaacaactactacaagTACTACAAATACTCCAACTACTACCAGTACTCCAACTACTCCAACTACAACTACTAGTACCAGTACTACAACTACTCCAACTACTACCAGTACTACAACTACTCCAACTACAACAACTACCACCAGTACTCCAATTACTACACCTACATCAACTACACCCAGTGAACCATCTAGTGAGTATGAATGAAATGAGGTGATGTTTACTTAGTTACTTTGTCTTAGTGCAGGATATATTACTCTCACTTTAGTTCATGTCTATTAATTGCTGGTCACATCACAACCATAAAAtttcataataataatggattgcatttatgtagcactttttgagaccctcaaagcgctttttacaattccactattcagtcactctcacattcacacactggtggaggtaagctacagttgtagccacagctgcgaCGCTGCCATAGcacaccatcggcccctctggccatcaccagtaggcagtaggtgaagtgtcttgcccaaggacacaacgaccgagactgtccaagccaggactcgaaccggcaaccttccgattacaagatgaactgccaactcttgagccacgaacACCCCAAATGTGATCATATCAGTTTTATATCACTTTATTCCACACTATTTCACACtattttcacactttatttcacagccataaccaccctgaactcacacatgcgccgataacacagccccccccccccctttttttttttcttcccacttcctctatggaccaccactgtgcaataccaattctatgtgcaataacccaactgtatatacacaacactatttattacatattactttttttttttttttaaaccggcttgtatatttgtacattttatgtatatatatatatatatatctttttccctatgttaatactgcccatatgtatatagcgctgcagaattgtacccccccccagcatgtttgcactgagtaggagatgctctgtatctcattgtacaactgtatagtgacaataaaggcattctattctattctattctatacatAATACTCTCAATTCACAAGTTGCAAAATACTTGGTTTTAAAGTATGCTGAGTGAATTGACTAACTGCATACAAAATCAAACGTCCAAAATAAAGGCATGCACTAATTACAGGTGATTTTCAGCAGGTCACAAAACACAGGGGTTTTAtctattgtgctatctactgtacaatataaagcgccttgaggcgacttttgttgtgatttggcgctatataaataaaattgaattgaattgaattgaatctacaatcaggctacgtccacacgtacacgggtattttggaaaacggagattttccgttttcgtttcaAAAAATAATTCCGTctacacgtaaacgcaaaaattAAGGAAAACGcagctaggaacatgccaaaggagcaggtggcgatatattactaactgtgtagaaatgttggccaatcagaagtctagaagcctcgatGGCACATTTTCCTTGTCCACaggtaaatgcaaaaactgagatTTCGAAAaaatccaccctggcaggcatttttaaaaatctccgttttcagtgactgaaaatgctgtttacgtgtggacaaaaggggcaaacgcatagaaaaatctgttttcaaaaatacccgggtacgtgtggacgtagcctcaacAGTGTGATCTACTGACTAATCTCAAGATCAGCAAAGTAAGAAATATACAATCACAATCAAAATGCCAGCAGGAAGTAAGTACATTATTAAGTAAAGCAAACTAAGCCTTCGTGGATAAACACAGGGCTCGTTCAacaccaaacacaaaacaaattttgctgACACAAGTCTTTAAAGTGTGTACCTAATTTCTAAACAAAACATTTAGCAAAAATACACTGACTGATCTGTAGTTATCAGGCCATTTGTGTTTAATGTGTCATGGTGGACACAAGTTTTACACAATCAAAATCAAAAGTCACAGTGGTCATTGTGtaccaaaacacaaaaaatttaTTTGGCCTGAATTAAAAGATTATCAACAGAGTTGATGTCACTTGGAAACTTTGATGAATGCAACTACTTGCTGTAATTGTAGCTCAGCACTGAATAGAGTTCAGTGATTTCTAATGGATTCTAaagtgtctttgtgtttctagATGTTACAGTTCTCAAATTGAAGATGACCTCGTTGGTGGGCTTGTCTAAAATTGATAGAGATACATTCCTTACACAGGTAAGTAAATGGttacgttttgtcactcatccaagtgactccttcagctgactgcagtttccccaatcttataaacacaccattgactgaaaccagcccaatGAATTGACAGTGTggtgtgaggtcagtttcttgatcaaTAATATGCCACAGGATAAATAATTGCTGTGAGCccttatcaacaaccactgattcaatggccatgagtaccattcacagagagttggggcattatacagcatttaagatgtacccttaggccccttTCTGGATTCAGAGATGGCCTCCTTCACTCCTTGCACaaagcgttcctccctgtcctgttcactcatccaagtgactgtagaagttttggttttgtttttgctcacagacGGAGAGCGCTTTCGAGccttttccttataaaacgccgtttttaccgtttcttcccgcagtaaatataaacaacgatagtattcaggaagaaaaccaaacattgcatatatttttatcataactctggttttacgtggcctatcaacacaatttaaaaactggtataaagtccacactttttccgtcaattgttctgtcagtcctgctcacatctccaatggttgtacacgttgtcattaatgtggcttcactgcacatcagccacgccgctttgctagctaaaacaccggtgtcagCACATAAGGAcactgtcatagcctgtcaaccacgttgattagctgcgtatatacgaatgtgaattgCTTCagtggctggactatgggataaggtggcatcgttctaatcccatactggagcagccagtcacttactgactaacactgcaaaacaggatTGTTaacatatttactttaatttcaatttaggttagtttttttttgtgcgcaacacagattttttctgcgcagagaccgtgccagcagtgcgcaattgcgcacgcacacagcttagagggaacattgcatGACAACTTCATGACATGAAGCTCCATGTGCACAtcgctgatgttaatgccagagacCTTTACCCACTATGTGCCTTTAGAATCTAGCAAACCTGCTCTGTGATTTCATGTGGTCTGCCACTTTGTGACTGAGTTGCTGTGATTCTTAAACGCCTGAACTCTGTAATGATACCACTTACAGTTAATCATGGAATATGTaggagggaagaaatttcacaaattgATGTTTTGCAACACACACATCCCATTATAgacagtgtgagtgtgtggagtAGCTCACTGTAATCatcatggctgtgtgcaggcaggcagagaggacccaaaatgctgGACTTACGGAGGCTTACATAACTCATAatactcagctttattgctggaaagcAACTGAACAAAAAACTAGCTAAACTGAGAATACAGAACAAACTAAACAGGCAAAGGCTGggaaacagaacacacagtgaTGGTGAGGGTATGACGGGACAACGAGCAGGGGAAGAtgcagacactaaatacaaaAGGTGAAGCGAGCTAAGAGGAGACACGGCTGACGCTGATTAcactgacgagacagggagagCACAAAGTTGAACGCACTGACATAAGGCAcagacctaca
It includes:
- the LOC102081571 gene encoding flocculation protein FLO11; its protein translation is MSLSVTSLVLLMVCGSQASHFLGTVMTYYPKDTFADGSVTVTLRYKLNFHDCTSDNTWSCLSGDCGTETHTLYVVKQESSGDWCQREGIMTRQVSSDVPFELWLDGGNWIDYAKNNIVSWRAVTRVELRNRSDISKTNTSPQTTILPAVRVPSNCQRDFSLLMFDPDGDEVKCRYGNSSLSECNPCTPPSVLSLSSSSCTLSFSPTSSSNEGSYVVQLVMEDFPRQTITLTQTNGTQTTITTNDAISKIPIQFALKVDPAVPSCTEGLFLPKFLPPTPANRAQLYNNVSQTLEINITAEALYSTVSELLYSGPYNLTSSTSGPGQFILRWTPSESEDGQSLPICFVVQAVFNGTKYQSELRCVTVTVANGPIITTTTTTSTPTTVPATTTTSTPTTVPATTTTSTPTTVPATTTTSTPTTVPATTTTSTPTTTPTTTTTSTTTTPTTTTTTSKKCADIQRAAPTDGHPTHKQQTTDWCNCNTLCWHNINI